The Lycium barbarum isolate Lr01 chromosome 10, ASM1917538v2, whole genome shotgun sequence genome includes a region encoding these proteins:
- the LOC132615891 gene encoding NADH dehydrogenase [ubiquinone] iron-sulfur protein 1, mitochondrial isoform X1, whose amino-acid sequence MGLGLLASRTLQRSSRIFRNPNIRTIVSTPELNNADTATATVQPDLPKRDPVGGARVHFPNPDDAIEVFVDGYPVKIPKGMTVLQACEVAGVDIPRFCYHNRLSIAGNCRMCLVEVEKSPKPVASCAMPALPGMKIKTDTPIAKKAREGVMEFLLMNHPLDCPICDQGGECDLQDQSMAFGSDRGRFTEMKRSVVDKNLGPLVKTVMTRCIQCTRCVRFASEVAGVEDLGMLGRGSGEEIGTYVEKLMTSELSGNVIDICPVGALTSKPFAFKARNWELKGTESIDVTDAVGSNIRIDSRGPEVMRVVPRLNEDINEEWISDKTRFFYDGLKRQRLNDPMIRGADGRFKTVSWRDALAIVAEVMHQIKPEEIVGVAGKLSDAESMMALKDLLNKIGSNNIFCEGNGMHPNADLRSGYIMNTSISGLEKGDAFLLVGTQPRVEAAMVNARIHKTVKATNAKVGYVGPAADFNYDHQHLGTDPQTLVEIAEGRHPFSSALKNAKNPVIIVGAGVFDREDKDAVFAAVDTIAKNNNVVRPDWNGLNVLLLNAAQAAALDLGLVPESDKCIDSAKFVYLMGADDVSLDKLPDDAFVVYQGHHGDRGVYRANVILPASAFTEKEGIYENTEGCAQITLPAVPTVGDARDDWKIIRALSEVAGVGLPYDSLGAIRSRIRTVAPNLLEVEERQPATFSTSLRPEVSQKVSATPFTSAVENFYMTDAITRASKIMAQCSALLKK is encoded by the exons ATGGGATTAGGTTTACTCGCTTCTCGAACCCTACAACGATCTTCTAGAATCTTCCGTAACCCTAACATCCGTACAATCGTATCCACACCGGAGCTTAACAACGCCGACACCGCAACCGCCACCGTACAACCAGATCTTCCAAAACGTGACCCGGTTGGTGGTGCCCGAGTCCATTTTCCTAACCCGGATGATGCTATTGAAGTCTTCGTTGATGGATATCCGGTCAAAATCCCTAAGGGAATGACTGTGTTACAAGCTTGTGAAGTTGCTGGTGTTGATATACCTAGGTTTTGTTATCATAATAGGCTTTCTATTGCGGGGAATTGTAGAATGTGTCTTGTTGAGGTTGAGAAATCACCTAAACCTGTTGCTTCTTGTGCTATGCCTGCACTTCCAG GAATGAAGATCAAGACTGATACGCCTATTGCCAAAAAGGCTCGTGAAGGAGTCATGGAGTTCTTGCTTATGAATCATCCACTAGATTGCCCAATTTGTGATCAGGGAGGAGAATGTGATCTCCAGGATCAATCTATGGCCTTCGGGTCCGACCGCGGGCGTTTCACTGAAATGAAGAGATCTGTGGTTGACAAGAATTTGGGCCCATTGGTGAAGACTGTGATGACCCGGTGCATCCAGTGTACAAG GTGCGTCAGATTCGCATCAGAAGTAGCTGGAGTGGAGGACCTTGGAATGTTGGGTCGTGGTAGTGGAGAAGAAATTGGAACTTATGTTGAAAAGCTTATGACAAGTGAGCTTTCAGGGAATGTGATTGATATTTGTCCTGTAGGAGCCCTTACATCAAAACCTTTTGCCTTTAAAGCCAGAAATTGGGAGCTAAAGGGCACAGAAAGCATTGATGTGACTGATGCTGTTGGTTCTAACATCCGAATTGATAGTAGAGGTCCAGAGGTCATGCGTGTTGTACCACGATTAAATGAG GACATCAATGAAGAATGGATATCAGACAAAACACGATTCTTTTATGATGGTCTGAAGAGGCAAAGGCTGAATGACCCCATGATCCGTGGTGCTGATGGACGATTTAAGACAGTGAGCTGGCGGGATGCCCTAGCTATTGTTGCTGAAGTCATGCATCAAATTAAGCCAGAGGAAATTGTCGGTGTTGCAGGAAAGCTGTCTGATGCAGAATCCATGATGGCACTGAAAGATCTTTTGAACAAAATAGGGTCAAACAACATCTTTTGTGAAGGAAATGGCATGCATCCAAATGCTGACTTGCGTTCTGGATATATCATGAATACCAGCATTAGTGGCTTGGAGAAAGGAGATGCTTTCCTCTTGGTTGGAACCCAG CCAAGGGTGGAAGCTGCTATGGTGAATGCCAGAATTCACAAAACAGTTAAAGCAACAAATGCTAAGGTAGGGTATGTTGGGCCTGCTGCTGATTTCAACTATGATCATCAACACCTTGGAACAGACCCACAAACACTAGTTGAAATTGCTGAGGGCCGCCATCCCTTTTCTTCAGCTCTCAAAAATGCCAAGAACCCAGTGATCATCGTCGGTGCTGGTGTGTTTGACCGAGAGGATAAGGATGCTGTTTTTGCTGCTGTTGACACTATTGCAAAGAACAACAATGTTGTGAGACCTGATTGGAATGGACTAAATGTTTTGCTTCTTAATGCTGCCCAAGCTGCCGCTCTTGATCTTGGACTTGTGCCTGAATCTGATAAATGCATTGATTCTGCAAAGTTTGTATATTTGATGGGTGCTGATGATGTGAGCTTGGACAAGCTTCCAGATGATGCCTTTGTGGTTTACCAAGGTCACCATGGTGATCGCGGTGTGTATCGTGCCAATGTCATTTTACCGGCATCTGCTTTCACAGAAAAAGAAGGAATATATGAAAACACCGAAGGGTGTGCTCAGATCACACTACCAGCAGTTCCTACTGTTGGTGATGCCAGGGATGATTGGAAGATAATAAGAGCGTTGTCTGAGGTGGCAGGTGTTGGATTACCCTATGATAGTCTAGGGGCAATTCGATCTCGAATTAGGACAGTGGCACCAAATCTCCTAGAAGTGGAGGAGAGACAACCAGCCACATTCTCAACTTCTTTGAGACCTGAGGTCAGCCAAAAAGTAAGTGCAACTCCATTCACATCTGCTGTGGAGAATTTCTACATGACTGATGCAATTACTAGGGCCTCAAAGATTATGGCTCAGTGTAGTGCATTGCTAAAGAAATGA
- the LOC132615891 gene encoding NADH dehydrogenase [ubiquinone] iron-sulfur protein 1, mitochondrial isoform X2, producing the protein MCLVEVEKSPKHVASCAMPALPGMKIKTDTPIAKKAREGVMEFLLMNHPLDCPICDQGGECDLQDQSMAFGSDRGRFTEMKRSVVDKNLGPLVKTVMTRCIQCTRCVRFASEVAGVEDLGMLGRGSGEEIGTYVEKLMTSELSGNVIDICPVGALTSKPFAFKARNWELKGTESIDVTDAVGSNIRIDSRGPEVMRVVPRLNEDINEEWISDKTRFFYDGLKRQRLNDPMIRGADGRFKTVSWRDALAIVAEVMHQIKPEEIVGVAGKLSDAESMMALKDLLNKIGSNNIFCEGNGMHPNADLRSGYIMNTSISGLEKGDAFLLVGTQPRVEAAMVNARIHKTVKATNAKVGYVGPAADFNYDHQHLGTDPQTLVEIAEGRHPFSSALKNAKNPVIIVGAGVFDREDKDAVFAAVDTIAKNNNVVRPDWNGLNVLLLNAAQAAALDLGLVPESDKCIDSAKFVYLMGADDVSLDKLPDDAFVVYQGHHGDRGVYRANVILPASAFTEKEGIYENTEGCAQITLPAVPTVGDARDDWKIIRALSEVAGVGLPYDSLGAIRSRIRTVAPNLLEVEERQPATFSTSLRPEVSQKVSATPFTSAVENFYMTDAITRASKIMAQCSALLKK; encoded by the exons ATGTGTCTTGTAGAGGTTGAGAAATCTCCTAAACATGTTGCTTCTTGTGCAATGCCTGCACTTCCAG GAATGAAGATCAAGACTGATACGCCTATTGCCAAAAAGGCTCGTGAAGGAGTCATGGAGTTCTTGCTTATGAATCATCCACTAGATTGCCCAATTTGTGATCAGGGAGGAGAATGTGATCTCCAGGATCAATCTATGGCCTTCGGGTCCGACCGCGGGCGTTTCACTGAAATGAAGAGATCTGTGGTTGACAAGAATTTGGGCCCATTGGTGAAGACTGTGATGACCCGGTGCATCCAGTGTACAAG GTGCGTCAGATTCGCATCAGAAGTAGCTGGAGTGGAGGACCTTGGAATGTTGGGTCGTGGTAGTGGAGAAGAAATTGGAACTTATGTTGAAAAGCTTATGACAAGTGAGCTTTCAGGGAATGTGATTGATATTTGTCCTGTAGGAGCCCTTACATCAAAACCTTTTGCCTTTAAAGCCAGAAATTGGGAGCTAAAGGGCACAGAAAGCATTGATGTGACTGATGCTGTTGGTTCTAACATCCGAATTGATAGTAGAGGTCCAGAGGTCATGCGTGTTGTACCACGATTAAATGAG GACATCAATGAAGAATGGATATCAGACAAAACACGATTCTTTTATGATGGTCTGAAGAGGCAAAGGCTGAATGACCCCATGATCCGTGGTGCTGATGGACGATTTAAGACAGTGAGCTGGCGGGATGCCCTAGCTATTGTTGCTGAAGTCATGCATCAAATTAAGCCAGAGGAAATTGTCGGTGTTGCAGGAAAGCTGTCTGATGCAGAATCCATGATGGCACTGAAAGATCTTTTGAACAAAATAGGGTCAAACAACATCTTTTGTGAAGGAAATGGCATGCATCCAAATGCTGACTTGCGTTCTGGATATATCATGAATACCAGCATTAGTGGCTTGGAGAAAGGAGATGCTTTCCTCTTGGTTGGAACCCAG CCAAGGGTGGAAGCTGCTATGGTGAATGCCAGAATTCACAAAACAGTTAAAGCAACAAATGCTAAGGTAGGGTATGTTGGGCCTGCTGCTGATTTCAACTATGATCATCAACACCTTGGAACAGACCCACAAACACTAGTTGAAATTGCTGAGGGCCGCCATCCCTTTTCTTCAGCTCTCAAAAATGCCAAGAACCCAGTGATCATCGTCGGTGCTGGTGTGTTTGACCGAGAGGATAAGGATGCTGTTTTTGCTGCTGTTGACACTATTGCAAAGAACAACAATGTTGTGAGACCTGATTGGAATGGACTAAATGTTTTGCTTCTTAATGCTGCCCAAGCTGCCGCTCTTGATCTTGGACTTGTGCCTGAATCTGATAAATGCATTGATTCTGCAAAGTTTGTATATTTGATGGGTGCTGATGATGTGAGCTTGGACAAGCTTCCAGATGATGCCTTTGTGGTTTACCAAGGTCACCATGGTGATCGCGGTGTGTATCGTGCCAATGTCATTTTACCGGCATCTGCTTTCACAGAAAAAGAAGGAATATATGAAAACACCGAAGGGTGTGCTCAGATCACACTACCAGCAGTTCCTACTGTTGGTGATGCCAGGGATGATTGGAAGATAATAAGAGCGTTGTCTGAGGTGGCAGGTGTTGGATTACCCTATGATAGTCTAGGGGCAATTCGATCTCGAATTAGGACAGTGGCACCAAATCTCCTAGAAGTGGAGGAGAGACAACCAGCCACATTCTCAACTTCTTTGAGACCTGAGGTCAGCCAAAAAGTAAGTGCAACTCCATTCACATCTGCTGTGGAGAATTTCTACATGACTGATGCAATTACTAGGGCCTCAAAGATTATGGCTCAGTGTAGTGCATTGCTAAAGAAATGA